In Alcaligenes faecalis, the sequence CCCAGAAACAGGGCGCTGATCTGCCAGCACAGCAAGATCAGCAGCACGCCCGCTAGACCCCATGCACGAGAGCTACGGGCTGTTAAATGAGACCTGGTTTTCATGGTCCATAAAACCCGGCAGCAGGCAGACCACCACCCAAAGCTTGGGGATGCTGATCCGCCAGCAATTGGTACAGCGCTTCCAGTTGAGGGCGGATTTCAGTGGCCGGGCGGCTGTCCAGACGTGTCTTTTCAATCGCGGTTTGAATCGCCGGAACCGGGAACTGGGGCAGATAGCCATGAACCATTTGGGCGCACTCTTGCGGCTGCTGGCTGCACCAACGGGCCGACTCGGCATAAGCCCGTTCCACGGCCTGATTCAGCTCGGTATCGTGGGCAACGGTGACGTTAGCCATGACACCGGCTTGAGGCAGCGCCTGTTGCGAAGGGAACACCTCCGCCCAGGCTTGCTCCAGACTTTGGCCGCGATGCAGCTCCACCTTCTTTTGCTCGGCCTGCCACAAGAGCAAGGAGGCAGTAGGCTCGACCAGCAAGGCCTGATCGCCCTGCCCGGTCAGCATCAAGGCAATGGCGTCCTGAGCATCGCGGGTACGGCGCAAGCGCACGGCCTCCTTGCCCGGTTCGGCTTGCTTGGTTAGCAAGGTATCCAGCAGGACAGCAGGCAGATCACGCTGGAATGGCACCAGCAGTTCTTTACCAGCCAGATCGCTAAAGCTCTTGACGGCAGGATCACGGCTGACCAGCCACAAAATCCCCCAAACCGAGATATTCAACTGTTTGACGGCCTGCCCCTTGTTGAACATCAAGGCGGACAAATTGCTGGGCGCAGCGCTGTAATCCACCTCTTTCTTTGCCAGCAGGACACGTAACTGATCCGGGTTTTGCCACAGACGAAACTCCAGCCTGTCCGTGTATTGGCTCAAGGCCTGGGTCTGCGCCATATGCATTAGGGGATAGGACACCACCGCGCCTGGACCAGCCAGAGTCAGGGACTCATAACGGGGAGCGGCCTGAGCACCTACTGCCAGCGAGGCCAAGAGCAAGCCAGGCAAAACACGGTTCAAGACTTTACGAACGAACATCCCACGGCCATCTCTTTTGGAAGTACCCAGCGCCGTAGAGGCAAACCGAGCAAGAGCCCGCTTCTTAACTCCACCCAAAACGTGAACCTGTGCCCCGTTTTTTAGATCAGGTTCACCCAGACGGGGCATGGCAGCACGCTTACCTGATAAGCCAGCATCAATTGCCTTGGGAGCAGCCTGGTTT encodes:
- a CDS encoding ABC transporter substrate-binding protein produces the protein MFVRKVLNRVLPGLLLASLAVGAQAAPRYESLTLAGPGAVVSYPLMHMAQTQALSQYTDRLEFRLWQNPDQLRVLLAKKEVDYSAAPSNLSALMFNKGQAVKQLNISVWGILWLVSRDPAVKSFSDLAGKELLVPFQRDLPAVLLDTLLTKQAEPGKEAVRLRRTRDAQDAIALMLTGQGDQALLVEPTASLLLWQAEQKKVELHRGQSLEQAWAEVFPSQQALPQAGVMANVTVAHDTELNQAVERAYAESARWCSQQPQECAQMVHGYLPQFPVPAIQTAIEKTRLDSRPATEIRPQLEALYQLLADQHPQALGGGLPAAGFYGP